The following are encoded in a window of Xyrauchen texanus isolate HMW12.3.18 chromosome 42, RBS_HiC_50CHRs, whole genome shotgun sequence genomic DNA:
- the LOC127635386 gene encoding C-C motif chemokine 4-like: MMKPIVCLPFCVALFLLCITTVTSKPSSNCCLKTSNKKIHKTKVLDYTIQRAGLCHISAIVLFTEKRKERCYDLDYDPDWIRKVKAFVNRRKMQLNKKP; the protein is encoded by the exons ATGATGAAGCCAATTGTCTGTCTTCCTTTCTGCGTGGCGTTGTTCCTGCTCTGTATCACTACAG TAACAAGTAAGCCTTCTTCAAACTGCTGTTTGAAGACAAGCAACAAGAAAATCCATAAAACCAAAGTGTTGGATTATACCATTCAGAGAGCAGGACTTTGCCACATCAGCGCTATTGT CTTGTTTACTGAAAAGAGGAAAGAAAGATGTTACGATCTAGACTACGATCCAGACTGGATCAGAAAGGTTAAAGCATTCGTGAACCGGAGAAAAATGCAGCTGAATAAAAAACCCTGA